Proteins encoded in a region of the Natronolimnobius sp. AArcel1 genome:
- a CDS encoding PstA family ABC transporter permease, with the protein MDRYTEQRLFGLLARASAALIVGVLALVIGVTIYRGGRVFITDPAVVITPPGSRYMLDGGGGFLHAVLGSLFIVVPATVIAMVLSLSTAIYLQSDYSSERTSDVINMFLNVLWGTPPIVYGVFVLTVIIAVGAQTSLIFGIVAIAIFQYPIMTRYADEALQSAPDTVKEASYGLGATRIETMRVTVRSALPGIIAGVIMGFARGIGDAATVLFTAGRSTQMPAGPFDPATTLPILIFEQAASFNAEVRSHAYAASFVLIVAVLALIVASKLLAGRYARFTPGGR; encoded by the coding sequence ATGGATCGATACACCGAACAGCGACTGTTCGGGCTGCTCGCCCGTGCCAGTGCCGCGCTCATCGTCGGCGTCTTAGCACTCGTCATCGGAGTGACGATATACCGTGGCGGACGCGTGTTCATCACCGATCCCGCAGTCGTGATCACGCCGCCAGGCTCGAGGTACATGCTCGATGGCGGCGGTGGCTTCCTTCATGCCGTGCTTGGAAGCCTCTTCATCGTCGTCCCGGCGACCGTTATCGCGATGGTCCTCTCGCTCTCGACGGCCATCTACCTCCAGAGTGACTACTCGAGTGAGCGCACGTCGGACGTGATCAACATGTTCCTGAACGTCCTCTGGGGGACGCCGCCGATTGTGTACGGTGTGTTCGTCTTGACGGTGATCATCGCCGTCGGCGCCCAGACGAGTCTGATCTTCGGGATCGTCGCCATCGCCATCTTCCAGTACCCGATTATGACTCGCTACGCCGACGAGGCGTTGCAGTCTGCGCCCGACACGGTCAAGGAGGCGTCGTACGGTCTCGGTGCGACCCGCATCGAGACGATGCGCGTCACCGTCCGGTCGGCCTTACCAGGGATCATCGCCGGCGTCATCATGGGTTTTGCCCGCGGAATCGGCGATGCCGCGACCGTCCTCTTTACCGCCGGCCGAAGCACGCAGATGCCGGCTGGACCGTTCGATCCGGCGACAACGTTGCCGATCCTCATCTTCGAACAGGCGGCGTCGTTCAACGCTGAAGTCCGGTCGCACGCCTACGCCGCCTCATTCGTCCTCATCGTCGCCGTGCTCGCACTGATCGTCGCATCGAAACTACTTGCGGGTCGCTACGCCCGCTTTACCCCAGGAGGGAGATAA
- the pstC gene encoding phosphate ABC transporter permease subunit PstC: MAPTTDHGQPPDQERQGRLERRLVIERLSSYWLIGAGLFAVVLFGLIVLTLVQQSIPIVSEHSLLEMLTSSNWDPAQEEFGYLPAIVGTIYVTVLSMAMGTPIAILAAIYIAEYAEGRMKVIVSSFIDVLAAIPSVIFGLVGLIVVVPFVGDYLAPALGTHSIGLGIVTVSLVMAIIVTPFMISLTVESLEALPDELREASLGVGATKWETIRSVLLRAAGPGIFSAILLGFGRVFGATIVPAMLIGGQTAIPESPFDAGETLPSLIVNDFGELMSIPLTQSALIFVGLLLLVIVWLFNFGAMLVRRRLKRRWQY, from the coding sequence ATGGCACCCACGACTGACCATGGACAGCCCCCTGACCAAGAGCGCCAGGGGCGACTCGAGCGACGACTGGTGATCGAGCGCCTGAGCAGTTACTGGCTAATTGGTGCCGGACTGTTCGCCGTCGTGCTGTTCGGGCTAATCGTCCTGACGCTTGTCCAGCAATCGATCCCGATTGTCTCCGAGCACTCCCTGCTCGAGATGCTGACCTCGTCGAACTGGGATCCCGCACAGGAGGAGTTCGGCTACTTGCCGGCTATCGTCGGCACGATCTACGTGACCGTGCTCTCGATGGCAATGGGGACGCCGATTGCGATTCTCGCGGCAATCTACATCGCCGAGTACGCCGAGGGACGGATGAAGGTGATCGTCTCCTCGTTCATCGACGTGCTGGCGGCGATTCCGAGCGTCATCTTTGGCCTCGTCGGACTGATCGTCGTCGTCCCGTTCGTCGGTGACTATCTCGCGCCCGCACTTGGCACCCACAGTATCGGCCTCGGAATCGTCACGGTCAGTCTCGTGATGGCGATCATCGTCACGCCCTTCATGATCTCGCTGACGGTGGAATCGCTCGAGGCGCTGCCGGATGAGTTACGCGAAGCCTCGCTCGGCGTCGGCGCGACGAAGTGGGAGACCATCCGTTCCGTGCTGCTTCGCGCTGCAGGGCCAGGCATCTTCTCGGCAATCTTGCTCGGGTTCGGTCGTGTCTTCGGCGCGACAATCGTTCCCGCAATGCTCATCGGTGGCCAAACAGCGATTCCCGAGTCGCCGTTCGACGCCGGCGAGACGTTGCCCTCGCTGATTGTCAACGACTTCGGCGAACTGATGTCGATCCCGCTCACGCAGTCTGCGCTGATCTTCGTCGGACTGCTGTTGCTCGTCATCGTCTGGCTGTTTAACTTCGGGGCGATGCTCGTTCGTCGCCGCCTCAAACGGAGGTGGCAGTACTGA
- a CDS encoding PstS family phosphate ABC transporter substrate-binding protein, giving the protein MERGHSRRTMLGLLGSGSTLALSGCLAGSSSGSDIRISGGVGPLPMMQVWADEYESDTGVGIDVSGGGTGVGVSDVLNEQVDIAMMGREPDDDEIEQGLFAVAMLIDTVVGTINVDNPVYSDLRENGLTRDELEGVFTREITNWGELVESDVDEPIYVYGRSDSSAAYKQWGDFLGGEDDAYTENELEDFADGNFDGDQQIAQAINNDSLGMSMNNINYVYDFNTGNLEMNIRPVPLDLSESGTLESGEDFYDTRDEFLTAVEEGIYPAPPAREMFIAANEEFEDEAAEFAAWVLTEGQQYVPDNGYAPLSDDRLAEEQGRLEERHDGLELEVSS; this is encoded by the coding sequence ATGGAGCGGGGGCACTCACGACGAACGATGCTCGGCCTCCTCGGCTCCGGGTCAACGCTTGCACTTTCGGGATGTCTCGCTGGATCGTCGTCCGGCTCAGATATTCGCATCTCGGGTGGCGTCGGCCCGCTACCGATGATGCAGGTCTGGGCTGACGAATACGAATCAGACACCGGCGTCGGGATCGACGTCTCCGGCGGCGGCACCGGCGTTGGCGTCTCTGACGTCCTGAACGAACAGGTCGACATCGCGATGATGGGACGGGAACCCGACGACGACGAAATCGAGCAAGGACTGTTCGCCGTCGCAATGCTCATCGATACCGTCGTTGGGACGATCAACGTCGACAATCCCGTCTACAGCGACCTTCGGGAAAACGGCCTGACGAGAGACGAACTCGAAGGCGTGTTCACGCGAGAGATCACCAACTGGGGTGAACTCGTCGAGAGCGACGTCGACGAACCGATCTACGTCTACGGCCGCTCGGACTCCTCTGCAGCGTACAAGCAGTGGGGCGACTTTCTCGGCGGCGAGGACGACGCGTACACCGAGAACGAACTCGAGGATTTCGCCGACGGGAACTTCGACGGGGACCAACAGATCGCCCAGGCGATCAACAACGACTCGCTTGGCATGTCGATGAACAACATCAACTACGTCTACGACTTCAATACCGGCAATCTCGAGATGAACATCCGGCCGGTCCCGCTCGATTTGAGCGAGAGTGGAACACTCGAGTCAGGAGAGGACTTCTACGACACGCGCGACGAGTTTCTCACCGCCGTCGAGGAAGGTATCTACCCAGCACCACCGGCCCGCGAGATGTTTATCGCGGCCAACGAGGAGTTCGAAGACGAAGCCGCGGAGTTCGCTGCGTGGGTGCTTACGGAGGGCCAGCAGTACGTCCCCGACAACGGGTACGCGCCGCTTTCCGACGACCGACTCGCAGAAGAACAGGGACGACTCGAAGAGCGCCACGACGGACTCGAACTCGAGGTGAGCAGCTAG
- a CDS encoding YeiH family protein produces MSARRLVPGIAVLCLGALLARGAALSLGFNHLLLAIALGFLATNTVGIPARLEPGIATHKLWLGAGIVLMGASISLESVLEAGGYVLLLVVAVTATTLLVVELLARTVFGLADRMGSLLASGASICGVSAVVAVAGAIRAREEQIAYAAATVLLFDAITIVVYPVVGDLLGLSGMVFGTWAGLSMFSTGPVVAVGFAHSDVAGQWATMTKLSRNALIGAVVLAYASYYAREAGGARPSVRTLWDEFPKFVLGFLALAVVASAGVLSSAQLSSLENAYNWLFVIAFVGLGTEIRLENLRRTGLTPAVVVLCSLLVTSVLSLLILLALF; encoded by the coding sequence ATGAGTGCTCGTCGGCTGGTGCCAGGGATTGCAGTCCTCTGTCTTGGTGCACTCCTCGCTCGAGGGGCGGCGCTGTCACTTGGCTTCAACCATCTCTTGCTCGCCATTGCACTCGGTTTTCTCGCAACGAACACCGTTGGGATTCCAGCGCGACTCGAGCCCGGAATCGCGACGCATAAACTGTGGTTAGGTGCCGGGATCGTTCTCATGGGGGCGTCGATTTCGCTCGAGAGCGTCCTTGAGGCCGGCGGCTACGTGCTCTTACTGGTCGTCGCGGTAACTGCAACGACGCTTCTGGTCGTTGAACTCCTGGCGCGCACTGTCTTCGGATTGGCAGACCGCATGGGATCGTTGCTTGCATCCGGCGCAAGCATCTGTGGCGTGTCGGCAGTCGTCGCCGTTGCAGGTGCGATCCGCGCTCGAGAGGAACAGATCGCGTATGCAGCCGCGACAGTACTGCTGTTCGATGCGATCACGATCGTGGTCTATCCGGTCGTCGGTGACCTGCTCGGTCTGTCCGGAATGGTGTTTGGCACCTGGGCCGGACTTAGCATGTTCTCGACGGGACCAGTCGTCGCCGTTGGCTTCGCCCACTCCGACGTGGCTGGCCAGTGGGCAACGATGACCAAACTCTCGAGAAATGCGCTCATCGGGGCTGTCGTCCTCGCGTATGCGAGTTACTACGCTCGTGAGGCCGGCGGTGCACGGCCGTCCGTCCGTACGCTCTGGGATGAGTTTCCGAAGTTCGTACTCGGCTTTCTCGCACTCGCTGTCGTCGCCAGTGCAGGCGTCCTCTCCTCGGCACAGCTCTCCTCGCTCGAAAACGCCTACAACTGGCTGTTCGTCATCGCATTCGTCGGATTGGGTACCGAAATCCGACTCGAGAATCTCAGACGAACCGGACTCACTCCTGCCGTCGTCGTCCTCTGTTCGCTCCTCGTCACCAGCGTCCTCTCGCTGCTCATCTTACTGGCGCTGTTTTAG